A window of the Dongshaea marina genome harbors these coding sequences:
- a CDS encoding SPOR domain-containing protein encodes MRALFRFFEGDSLARLGIAALLLLGVAGCSSVSSSPDKPAYKPDPIAEKALIKAHNYPGLIEYYTRRLRAGEDPQTRIKMATTYMDIGSYDSALYYLKPLEQQYTAIYYPEVMLRQGEALMLMGEYDRAFKLLIRAAIYPKQAPEAYNLLGLTQANLKNYQQARLMFEKARELHFDEFKVINNLAFLDILEGRSHDAVSRLYPLYRHDLANQNTLSNLVMALILDHRSQEAKLLLGRSYSRLHFLAMEQALLHSRVACCGPEDKVRPTQEPGKTLERGWIIQLGIFRSAGHIKHLVERLKQQGYEAHIVSYKSSKSLKLVYVGPVSGKNEARQLQARLEKLTGLRAQLVFLRGGS; translated from the coding sequence ATGAGAGCTTTGTTTCGGTTTTTTGAGGGTGACTCTTTGGCTCGTTTGGGGATTGCTGCCCTGTTACTTCTGGGAGTGGCTGGCTGTAGCTCTGTTTCTTCTTCTCCGGATAAGCCTGCTTATAAGCCGGATCCTATCGCCGAAAAGGCTCTGATTAAGGCCCATAATTATCCGGGACTCATTGAGTATTATACCAGGCGGCTCAGAGCCGGGGAGGATCCGCAGACGCGAATCAAAATGGCGACAACCTATATGGATATCGGCTCCTATGATTCGGCACTCTACTACCTTAAGCCATTAGAGCAGCAATATACAGCCATCTACTATCCTGAGGTCATGCTGCGTCAGGGGGAAGCATTGATGTTAATGGGGGAGTATGATCGTGCCTTTAAGCTTCTCATCAGGGCGGCGATCTATCCTAAGCAGGCACCGGAGGCCTATAATCTTCTCGGATTGACCCAGGCTAATCTCAAAAACTATCAGCAAGCCCGCCTCATGTTTGAGAAAGCGCGAGAGCTGCACTTTGATGAGTTTAAGGTGATCAATAATCTGGCATTTCTGGATATCCTGGAGGGTAGAAGCCATGATGCTGTCTCCCGGCTCTATCCCTTATACCGTCATGATTTAGCCAATCAGAATACTCTGTCTAATCTGGTGATGGCCCTGATTTTGGATCATCGCTCACAGGAGGCAAAATTACTCCTGGGGAGGAGCTATTCAAGATTACATTTCCTGGCAATGGAGCAGGCTCTACTGCACTCCAGAGTTGCCTGCTGCGGCCCCGAGGACAAAGTGCGCCCAACTCAAGAGCCAGGAAAGACGTTGGAGCGAGGTTGGATTATTCAGCTTGGAATATTTCGTAGTGCTGGCCATATCAAGCACTTGGTGGAGCGCTTGAAACAGCAAGGATATGAGGCCCACATCGTCAGCTATAAAAGCTCGAAAAGTCTTAAACTGGTGTATGTCGGCCCTGTTTCCGGAAAAAACGAGGCTAGGCAACTACAGGCTCGATTAGAGAAGCTGACCGGACTCAGGGCTCAGCTCGTATTTCTCAGAGGCGGCTCCTGA
- the fldB gene encoding flavodoxin FldB — protein sequence MQIGLFYGSSTCYTEIVAEKIRDQLGADQVHIHNIKDTDVQRMLDYPLLILGISTWDFGEYQPDWEDQLEALDSLDLSGHTVALFGLGDQAGYDEWFQDAMGMLHQRLQKTGCRFIGYWPNDEQYQFEASKALTEDKSQFVGLALDEATQYDLTDERLEQWLKQLQQQAKEA from the coding sequence ATGCAAATTGGTCTGTTTTACGGCTCCAGTACCTGCTATACCGAGATAGTGGCAGAAAAGATCCGCGATCAACTGGGAGCCGACCAGGTTCATATCCACAACATCAAGGACACTGATGTCCAGCGAATGCTGGATTACCCTCTGTTGATCCTCGGGATCTCCACCTGGGACTTTGGTGAATACCAGCCGGACTGGGAAGATCAGCTGGAAGCTCTGGATAGCCTGGATCTCTCCGGTCATACCGTTGCCCTTTTCGGGTTGGGTGATCAGGCGGGCTATGATGAGTGGTTTCAGGATGCGATGGGCATGCTTCACCAGCGGCTGCAAAAAACAGGCTGTCGCTTTATCGGTTACTGGCCCAATGATGAGCAGTATCAGTTTGAAGCCTCCAAGGCACTCACCGAAGATAAGAGTCAATTTGTGGGCCTGGCTCTGGATGAGGCAACCCAGTATGATCTCACCGATGAGCGCCTGGAGCAGTGGCTGAAGCAGCTCCAGCAGCAAGCAAAAGAGGCATAA
- a CDS encoding sodium:solute symporter family protein, which yields MGIADWSAMLGVLVLVALINWRGQRSKQDSVGDYLFAGRNTGVFALMATLVMTELNTSTMVGFATLGYLDGYRAISLASVFLFGLLFYSLVVARRWKRYDGFSVSGYFSDRYHPMLGQLAALVLFVAMAGFSANYIKSLALLMQPLFPSVSLPLVSALFSILVLALVLRGGLRAIIGFDRLSFLLVLLFVPALYYFSRQLGGGAELPPIQFGHLSSQFVWSLVIITCMTYILAPWYGQKIFAAHRERTALWAMLICSVFVFLLYAGIIAAAAEVRRQGVVLADPQQVIPYLVANGLPPYIRGASYALLFCIAATTLAGVWSAMVSIILGPGVLGTHRQQGSSSTGMLWTLGCALLSWLGATFFVDHILDKMILMNIPISALAFSLLAGFYWKRVSTPSALVSILVGLIGGFYCYFAYSEATYSWYWAVYAIPASFIAGAVWTWLSGYFGGSSVQQEVSCRLEGK from the coding sequence ATGGGAATCGCGGATTGGAGCGCCATGTTGGGGGTGCTTGTTTTAGTCGCCTTGATCAACTGGCGGGGGCAGCGTAGCAAGCAGGATTCGGTGGGTGACTATCTGTTTGCCGGTCGTAACACCGGAGTGTTTGCCCTGATGGCGACCCTGGTGATGACGGAGCTCAATACCTCGACCATGGTCGGCTTTGCAACTCTGGGTTATCTGGATGGCTACCGGGCGATCAGTCTGGCCTCGGTATTCCTGTTTGGCCTGCTGTTTTACAGCCTGGTGGTGGCACGGCGCTGGAAGCGTTATGACGGGTTTTCAGTCAGTGGCTATTTCAGCGACCGCTATCATCCCATGCTGGGACAGCTGGCGGCATTGGTGCTCTTTGTGGCCATGGCTGGATTTTCTGCCAACTACATCAAGTCCCTGGCTCTGCTGATGCAACCGCTGTTTCCATCTGTAAGCCTCCCGCTTGTCAGTGCCCTGTTTTCGATTCTGGTGCTAGCCCTGGTTCTTCGGGGAGGGCTGCGGGCGATTATCGGCTTTGATCGGTTGAGCTTTCTGCTGGTGCTGCTGTTTGTGCCTGCTCTTTACTATTTTTCCCGCCAGCTGGGAGGGGGAGCGGAGTTGCCACCGATACAGTTTGGTCATCTGAGCTCACAGTTTGTCTGGTCGCTGGTGATTATCACCTGTATGACCTATATCCTGGCTCCCTGGTATGGTCAAAAGATCTTTGCTGCACACAGGGAGAGAACCGCATTGTGGGCAATGTTGATTTGCTCTGTGTTTGTTTTTTTGCTGTATGCAGGGATCATTGCCGCAGCCGCTGAGGTGAGACGACAAGGCGTTGTATTGGCCGATCCCCAGCAGGTGATCCCCTATCTTGTTGCCAATGGTTTGCCGCCTTACATACGCGGTGCCAGTTATGCTCTACTATTTTGTATTGCCGCAACGACCCTGGCCGGAGTCTGGAGTGCCATGGTCTCTATCATTTTAGGGCCCGGGGTACTCGGGACACACCGGCAGCAGGGTTCATCCAGTACCGGGATGTTGTGGACCCTGGGCTGTGCACTGCTCAGCTGGCTGGGGGCGACCTTTTTTGTGGATCATATTCTCGACAAGATGATTTTGATGAATATCCCGATTTCGGCCCTGGCTTTCTCCCTGCTAGCCGGCTTTTACTGGAAGAGGGTTTCAACGCCATCGGCATTGGTCAGTATCCTGGTCGGTTTAATCGGGGGTTTTTACTGCTACTTTGCTTACAGTGAAGCAACCTACAGTTGGTATTGGGCCGTGTATGCGATTCCGGCAAGTTTCATTGCCGGGGCTGTGTGGACCTGGCTATCCGGCTATTTTGGGGGATCCTCTGTACAACAAGAGGTCAGTTGTCGGCTGGAGGGAAAATAG
- a CDS encoding alkaline phosphatase family protein, whose translation MTRTFKPALLSVSLAFSLCAVVSPYVAAHPVAEKQSWSKASHTSTPIKHLVVIFDENISFDRYFATYPHATNPKGEPVFIARAGTPPVNGLTHQLLINNPNRVNPFLLTRNKEPCDQNHGYEAEQDAYNGGLVNQFLSATGNTSSKACQREVMGYYDGNTVTALWNYAQHFAMNDNSYGTIFGPSTPGALNLIAGQTGPALPKDTPDVESGNLVGDIDPRFDDCSYNDVEKAKGAELATSVTDGLVYIKGKNIGNLLNQKGVTWGWFEGGFDPSSYTAAGVARCDTSSHNRFGGAAKDYIPHHEPFQYYLSTSNPHHLPPSSIAMVGKTDRANHQYSLKTFWKAADSGNLPAVSFLKAKAVEDAHAGYSNPLDEQSFLVRTINRLQQLPSWKNTAVIIAYDDSDGDYDHVMPPKNHFANHQGRSGYGPRLPLLVISPYARQNYVDHTLTDQSSVLRFIEDNWQLGRLGKGSMDAHSGLLTHMFDFKTDKPAPKLMLDLKTGEVIS comes from the coding sequence ATGACACGGACTTTTAAGCCTGCTCTGCTGAGCGTTTCTCTTGCCTTTTCTCTTTGTGCTGTAGTAAGCCCTTATGTTGCCGCCCATCCCGTTGCTGAAAAGCAAAGCTGGAGCAAGGCTTCACACACTTCAACCCCAATTAAGCATCTGGTGGTTATTTTTGATGAGAACATCTCTTTTGATCGCTATTTTGCCACCTATCCCCATGCGACAAATCCCAAAGGGGAGCCTGTATTTATTGCCAGGGCCGGAACGCCTCCGGTCAATGGCCTGACCCATCAACTGCTAATCAACAACCCCAACCGGGTGAATCCGTTTCTGCTGACACGCAACAAAGAGCCATGCGATCAGAACCATGGCTATGAGGCTGAGCAGGATGCCTACAACGGCGGGCTGGTCAATCAATTCCTGAGCGCGACCGGAAATACCAGTTCCAAGGCTTGCCAGAGAGAGGTGATGGGCTATTACGATGGCAACACGGTGACGGCGCTGTGGAACTATGCGCAGCATTTTGCGATGAATGACAACTCCTACGGTACCATCTTTGGTCCCTCAACCCCCGGAGCGCTCAACCTGATTGCAGGGCAAACAGGCCCGGCGTTGCCAAAAGATACCCCGGATGTGGAGAGCGGCAACCTGGTGGGGGATATTGATCCGCGCTTTGATGATTGTTCCTATAACGATGTCGAGAAAGCCAAGGGGGCAGAGCTTGCAACCTCAGTGACCGATGGCCTGGTGTATATCAAGGGCAAAAATATTGGCAACCTGCTCAATCAAAAAGGGGTGACCTGGGGCTGGTTTGAGGGTGGTTTTGACCCCAGTAGTTATACGGCGGCGGGAGTTGCGCGCTGTGATACCAGCAGCCATAACCGGTTTGGTGGGGCTGCCAAAGATTATATCCCGCACCACGAGCCCTTCCAGTATTACCTGTCTACCTCGAACCCTCACCATCTTCCACCCAGCAGTATTGCCATGGTAGGCAAGACCGACAGGGCTAATCATCAGTACAGCCTGAAAACCTTCTGGAAGGCGGCCGACAGTGGCAACCTGCCTGCGGTGAGCTTCCTTAAGGCTAAGGCGGTGGAGGATGCCCACGCCGGCTACTCGAATCCGCTGGATGAGCAAAGCTTCCTGGTGCGTACCATCAACCGTCTGCAGCAGCTACCCAGCTGGAAAAATACCGCGGTGATCATCGCTTATGATGACTCCGATGGTGACTATGATCATGTGATGCCACCGAAAAACCACTTCGCTAACCATCAGGGTCGCAGCGGCTATGGGCCCCGCCTCCCTCTGCTGGTGATCTCTCCCTACGCCAGGCAAAACTATGTGGATCACACCCTGACCGATCAGAGCTCAGTGCTGCGTTTTATCGAAGATAACTGGCAACTGGGACGTTTGGGGAAAGGTTCCATGGATGCGCATTCAGGCCTGCTCACCCATATGTTTGACTTCAAAACCGATAAGCCGGCTCCCAAGCTAATGCTGGATCTGAAAACCGGTGAAGTGATCTCCTGA
- a CDS encoding 4Fe-4S binding protein, translating to MWVNSVQLRAQLGLQNCLLRLRPAIPYLQGMMLLALVGLLLIPLFGQAPIYQWQTPWNNGQLFSEWVLWGVWYPGTLLSVLLVGRFWCGILCPLGALSEWVSRVGAQFRLPGWLRHPIAPALSFMLVTLWAQTLDVRDDLRSALLLFGVVFALAVGCGLLFGSSTAVGRRAWCRHLCPIGSVLGVFSRLGVMSLELLRPSTTAEGYREQGICPTSIELRTKQSSRHCIKCARCIKPQSRGGLEVTLRRPGTEIKGIERHAPCGAELAFIWFAPGLAIAGFIWSVTPLYIQLRQGLGQWGMSQHWYGLFARGPSWLMNQNASIDQHYLWLDFFSITLFMLGAALVLALLLGACSLLGAWAMGRMEQLPLSKRLTLVGYQFAPLAMLCILLGLGSTLFSSLKSAFGPWLIYLELGLLLMALLFNLWISARWLLLKKLNHWRLGLSFTAILIGCLVISLVTLWSIFPAYQPG from the coding sequence ATGTGGGTTAACTCTGTTCAACTTCGAGCTCAGCTCGGGCTACAGAACTGCTTGCTGAGGCTCAGGCCAGCGATTCCCTACCTGCAGGGGATGATGCTGTTAGCTCTTGTAGGATTACTACTGATCCCGCTATTCGGTCAGGCTCCCATCTACCAGTGGCAGACGCCCTGGAACAATGGTCAGCTTTTTAGTGAGTGGGTCTTGTGGGGAGTCTGGTATCCGGGAACCCTGCTCTCGGTATTGCTGGTGGGTCGGTTTTGGTGTGGCATTCTGTGTCCCCTGGGAGCCCTCAGTGAGTGGGTAAGCCGGGTTGGCGCTCAGTTCAGGCTACCGGGCTGGCTCAGGCATCCGATCGCACCGGCACTGAGCTTTATGCTGGTGACTCTGTGGGCACAGACCCTGGATGTTCGCGATGATCTCAGATCGGCACTGCTGCTGTTTGGGGTGGTGTTTGCCCTGGCGGTTGGCTGTGGCCTGCTGTTTGGTAGCAGCACAGCGGTGGGGCGGCGGGCCTGGTGCCGTCATCTGTGCCCGATAGGCTCAGTGTTGGGGGTCTTCTCGAGGTTGGGGGTGATGAGCCTGGAGCTGCTGCGTCCCTCGACAACTGCGGAGGGGTATCGGGAGCAGGGGATTTGTCCTACCAGCATAGAGCTTCGAACTAAGCAGAGCTCCCGGCATTGCATCAAGTGTGCTCGCTGCATCAAGCCTCAATCCCGGGGAGGGTTAGAGGTGACACTGCGTCGCCCCGGCACTGAGATCAAGGGGATTGAACGGCATGCCCCCTGTGGTGCAGAGCTGGCTTTTATCTGGTTTGCACCAGGCCTTGCGATCGCGGGTTTTATCTGGAGTGTCACCCCTCTTTATATTCAGCTGCGTCAGGGGCTTGGCCAGTGGGGAATGAGTCAGCACTGGTATGGACTGTTTGCCCGGGGGCCCTCCTGGTTGATGAACCAGAATGCCAGCATCGACCAACACTATCTGTGGTTGGATTTTTTCAGCATTACCTTGTTTATGTTAGGGGCGGCTCTGGTGTTGGCTCTGCTTCTCGGTGCCTGCTCCCTGCTGGGAGCCTGGGCCATGGGGCGAATGGAACAGTTGCCACTTTCAAAGAGGTTGACCCTGGTCGGTTATCAGTTTGCCCCCCTTGCCATGCTGTGTATTTTGCTGGGCCTTGGAAGCACTCTGTTTAGCTCCCTGAAATCGGCTTTCGGACCCTGGCTGATCTATCTGGAGCTTGGACTCTTGCTGATGGCTCTGCTGTTTAACCTGTGGATCTCCGCGCGCTGGCTGCTCCTTAAAAAATTGAATCACTGGCGCCTGGGGCTAAGCTTTACGGCGATCCTGATCGGCTGCCTGGTGATTAGCCTGGTGACGTTGTGGAGCATCTTCCCCGCTTATCAGCCAGGATAA
- a CDS encoding iron transporter produces the protein MNRFIRAGILCSLLFCGVASSASLELGSKDSFGMHLVNGVESEGGTFVLWSRLNANAMNPNGFITNDFIPYCVIGYKLQKLGSDWHTSGRAVMRLTQTGPEYGMQVGLDGPGVYRWSIHYLPPSAGGFYRHTDHATGVEPWWPAFKLDYRFTVTRQGQLEGTHS, from the coding sequence ATGAATAGATTTATCCGGGCAGGCATTCTTTGTAGCCTGCTCTTTTGCGGAGTCGCCTCATCGGCTTCCCTGGAACTTGGAAGCAAGGATTCATTCGGCATGCACCTTGTGAATGGCGTCGAGAGCGAAGGGGGGACGTTTGTGCTTTGGAGCCGCCTCAACGCCAACGCGATGAACCCCAATGGATTTATCACCAATGACTTTATTCCCTATTGTGTTATTGGCTATAAGCTGCAAAAGCTTGGCAGTGACTGGCATACCTCGGGCAGGGCGGTGATGCGCCTGACCCAAACCGGGCCTGAGTATGGGATGCAGGTTGGACTGGATGGCCCCGGAGTATACCGCTGGAGTATCCATTATCTTCCACCCAGTGCCGGTGGCTTCTATCGACACACGGATCATGCCACCGGCGTTGAGCCCTGGTGGCCTGCCTTTAAGCTTGATTACCGATTCACTGTGACCCGACAGGGACAGCTGGAGGGCACACACTCATGA
- a CDS encoding alkaline phosphatase family protein, which yields MAAIKKLLPLFAALMLAGSAHSQLRPQTPVKHLVILMLQDQSFDRYFGHYPLAKNLPGENPFQALPGTPKVDGFTSVLLKHNPNLSNPYRMAPGSRPVISGMVSMHKSALTTMGVTTCLSGRILIPAVASMMMAVFPSR from the coding sequence ATGGCGGCTATTAAAAAGTTACTTCCGCTGTTTGCTGCCTTGATGCTGGCAGGTTCGGCGCACTCACAGCTAAGACCGCAGACGCCGGTCAAACACCTGGTGATCCTGATGCTGCAGGATCAAAGCTTTGATCGCTATTTTGGCCATTATCCGCTGGCGAAAAATCTGCCCGGTGAAAACCCATTTCAGGCTCTGCCCGGAACTCCAAAGGTGGATGGTTTCACCTCGGTATTACTCAAGCATAATCCGAACTTGTCGAATCCGTACCGGATGGCTCCGGGGAGCCGACCTGTGATCTCGGGTATGGTGTCTATGCACAAAAGCGCTCTTACAACCATGGGCGTAACAACATGTTTATCTGGAAGGATTTTGATACCAGCAGTGGCATCAATGATGATGGCTGTTTTCCCCAGTCGGTGA
- a CDS encoding DMT family transporter: MVRLIPSDEPLITTLLWTVLLSVPFAALLAIRDWQPLSWSGVGWVLASTLFNLGYQGCAIAAYKRAHASQIALAEYSGLVFVTLAGIIGFHEIPDWWTLAGIALIIGPMLIRKKNTGTAKEIPPAPAFIKE; encoded by the coding sequence TTGGTCAGGTTAATCCCCTCTGATGAGCCACTCATCACCACCCTGCTGTGGACTGTGCTGCTCTCGGTTCCCTTTGCTGCACTACTCGCCATCAGGGACTGGCAGCCTTTGAGCTGGTCCGGAGTGGGCTGGGTACTGGCCAGCACCCTGTTTAACTTAGGCTACCAGGGGTGCGCCATTGCCGCTTACAAGCGGGCTCACGCCAGCCAAATCGCCCTGGCCGAGTATTCCGGGCTGGTGTTTGTCACCCTCGCCGGCATCATAGGTTTCCATGAGATACCGGACTGGTGGACCCTGGCGGGAATCGCGCTCATCATAGGCCCGATGCTTATCAGGAAAAAAAACACAGGGACAGCCAAAGAGATCCCGCCAGCCCCTGCGTTCATCAAAGAGTAA
- a CDS encoding GNAT family N-acetyltransferase gives MQWFTLSFDQLTTTQLYDLLKLRSDVFVVEQDCVYPDLDDKDRVAGVYHLLGYQHGKLIAYIRLLPARVTFDQPCISRVVTHPKARGNGIGHRLLNQALAECRRLWPEQGITISAQQYLESFYTQHGFEVSSEGYLEDGIPHIQMKRPASEPCPA, from the coding sequence ATGCAATGGTTTACCCTCTCCTTTGATCAGTTGACCACCACTCAGCTCTACGATCTACTCAAGCTCAGAAGCGATGTTTTTGTGGTTGAGCAAGACTGTGTCTACCCGGATCTGGATGATAAAGACAGGGTGGCAGGGGTCTATCACCTGCTGGGGTATCAGCATGGAAAGCTGATCGCTTATATCCGTCTCCTCCCCGCAAGGGTTACCTTCGATCAGCCCTGCATCAGCCGGGTGGTGACTCATCCCAAGGCCCGGGGTAATGGTATCGGTCACCGCCTGCTAAATCAGGCTCTTGCCGAGTGTCGCCGCCTGTGGCCCGAACAGGGGATCACCATCTCAGCTCAGCAATACCTGGAGAGCTTTTATACCCAGCATGGATTTGAGGTGAGCTCTGAGGGGTACCTGGAGGATGGGATCCCCCACATTCAGATGAAACGGCCAGCCAGCGAACCATGTCCGGCCTGA
- a CDS encoding GNAT family N-acetyltransferase, giving the protein MEFSVSSTANESEKKEIVDSLWEYNSQFEPVEIIPLRVTLRDEKGVLLGGLVAETWWGGLDIQYLWVNPEYHKQGLGTKLMRMAEEEARKRGCHMAYVDTLSFQAIGFYQKLGYSEFGTSKDFAHKYSRHYLQRSL; this is encoded by the coding sequence ATGGAGTTTTCAGTAAGTTCAACGGCGAATGAGTCGGAAAAAAAAGAGATTGTCGACAGTCTGTGGGAGTATAACTCTCAATTTGAACCGGTAGAAATAATCCCCCTTCGAGTCACCCTTCGAGATGAAAAAGGAGTCTTGCTAGGTGGTTTAGTTGCGGAAACCTGGTGGGGAGGCTTGGATATTCAGTACTTATGGGTTAACCCTGAATATCACAAACAGGGATTGGGTACCAAGTTGATGAGAATGGCGGAAGAGGAAGCCAGGAAAAGAGGTTGCCACATGGCATACGTTGATACCCTGAGTTTTCAAGCCATTGGTTTCTACCAGAAGCTCGGCTACTCAGAGTTTGGCACATCTAAAGATTTTGCCCATAAATATAGCCGCCATTATTTGCAGCGGAGCCTTTAA
- a CDS encoding helix-turn-helix transcriptional regulator → MDPDKTKIFESAISLLEYLDIPYGIKDSESRHVFMNEAAKSYTNTPSNFSLEGKLDSEFPVEWSELADELIEHDRATEKSMGSVSVIETHYWNNSPTLIPYLSEKTPILDKSRNCIGTIWSAKRVKLITSNIDLCTKTPSVLTTTPATSLFTNSELDVIYHVMQNRTSKEIAKLLDKSTRTIQNKINDMYQKAGINNLIQFKEFCINLGLDSFIPESSLKKGIRFLL, encoded by the coding sequence ATGGATCCAGATAAAACAAAAATTTTTGAAAGTGCAATATCGCTTCTTGAGTATCTAGATATCCCTTATGGAATCAAGGATAGCGAGTCCAGGCATGTCTTTATGAATGAGGCGGCAAAGTCATACACAAACACGCCCTCTAATTTTTCACTGGAGGGAAAACTAGACTCTGAGTTCCCGGTGGAGTGGAGCGAGCTTGCCGATGAGCTTATCGAGCATGATAGAGCCACCGAGAAATCTATGGGCTCGGTTTCTGTGATTGAGACACATTACTGGAACAATTCGCCAACACTCATACCCTATTTGAGTGAAAAAACTCCAATTCTGGATAAGAGCAGAAATTGTATCGGTACAATCTGGAGTGCCAAGCGAGTAAAGCTCATCACATCAAATATTGATCTGTGTACCAAGACCCCGTCAGTATTGACGACAACTCCTGCGACATCTTTGTTTACCAACAGTGAACTGGATGTTATTTACCATGTGATGCAGAACAGAACGAGCAAGGAAATAGCGAAATTACTGGATAAATCAACACGAACCATTCAAAACAAAATTAATGATATGTATCAAAAAGCCGGAATTAATAACTTGATTCAATTTAAAGAGTTTTGCATTAATCTCGGCCTTGATAGTTTTATTCCCGAGTCCAGCCTAAAGAAAGGTATTAGATTTTTATTATGA
- a CDS encoding cytosine permease, whose protein sequence is MSSFSDYPTDKVPQNKRLSFLSVALVHAGMVTALDQFMIGAVLGHSMTIADAWLAIAIASVIFAIITIAMGYAGMKTGLNSGLLARQYGFGRAGSVIISLVIAVSLIGWFGVQTSVFAKGLDYALGHYLGFKLSAALSGTLLTILVAFGFRALRLAARIAVPLFIIVVVTVSTIILTGQDTAALFHSAPKGEVISISSAITLITGGYIVATLITPDITRFSKNGRHVFWQVMVTIIAGEFIVNGLAITLARALGSSDVVTIMSQAAGGIGLLVVISSTLRVNDINIYCSSLNIANAIEVFTGKKARYVPIALCVGFVGTALSVAGILDRFIDFLELLGVVFPPAIGVILVNYFIINKCQEDESKITGHTESTWLIAAVCCVISSLIGYYIQWGVPALNALISAGVFYFIGCKLYRTIMPQSPQLKEQATE, encoded by the coding sequence ATGAGCAGTTTCAGTGATTACCCCACAGATAAAGTGCCACAAAACAAGCGATTATCATTTCTCAGCGTGGCTCTTGTCCATGCTGGTATGGTGACTGCGCTTGATCAGTTCATGATTGGTGCCGTCCTCGGCCACTCGATGACGATTGCGGATGCCTGGCTTGCAATCGCGATTGCAAGCGTTATTTTTGCCATCATCACCATAGCCATGGGATATGCCGGGATGAAAACGGGTCTGAACAGTGGACTTCTGGCACGCCAGTATGGCTTTGGACGTGCTGGCTCTGTGATCATATCTCTGGTCATCGCTGTCTCACTTATTGGCTGGTTCGGGGTGCAGACATCCGTGTTTGCTAAAGGGCTGGATTATGCTCTCGGGCATTACCTTGGTTTCAAGTTGTCTGCTGCACTATCGGGCACGCTTTTGACCATTCTTGTTGCTTTTGGTTTTAGAGCACTTCGACTCGCGGCGAGGATTGCGGTACCGCTTTTCATCATAGTTGTGGTGACTGTGTCAACTATCATCCTCACCGGACAGGATACTGCGGCTCTGTTTCACTCAGCTCCCAAGGGAGAAGTGATTAGCATCTCATCTGCGATAACATTGATTACAGGTGGTTATATAGTGGCAACTTTAATTACCCCTGATATCACCCGTTTTTCAAAAAATGGACGGCACGTTTTTTGGCAGGTCATGGTAACGATTATCGCAGGAGAGTTTATCGTTAATGGGTTGGCTATTACCCTTGCCCGTGCGCTGGGTTCATCTGATGTGGTAACCATCATGTCTCAAGCGGCTGGTGGAATTGGCTTACTGGTTGTGATCTCTTCGACTTTGAGAGTAAACGATATCAATATTTACTGCTCATCTCTTAATATCGCAAATGCGATTGAGGTCTTTACCGGTAAAAAGGCCCGCTATGTCCCGATTGCTTTGTGTGTTGGCTTTGTAGGAACGGCATTGTCTGTTGCAGGAATTTTGGATCGCTTTATTGATTTCCTTGAGCTGCTTGGGGTTGTTTTTCCGCCAGCAATTGGAGTGATTCTTGTTAATTACTTCATCATTAATAAGTGCCAGGAGGATGAGTCTAAAATTACCGGGCATACAGAGAGCACATGGCTGATTGCAGCTGTATGCTGTGTTATTTCAAGTCTGATTGGCTACTACATTCAGTGGGGTGTTCCGGCCTTAAACGCCCTTATCTCTGCAGGGGTGTTTTATTTCATCGGCTGCAAGTTGTATCGAACCATCATGCCGCAAAGCCCGCAACTTAAAGAGCAGGCAACTGAGTGA
- a CDS encoding late competence development ComFB family protein: MGLDEDIHNLYESLVIQQMDRMGLNETYNEMIIADLCCLTLNKLPTKYIRSRVDALSHLTERDSYEIESLVRSALLSSLDFIKKDPRVAR; encoded by the coding sequence ATGGGGTTGGATGAAGATATTCACAACTTGTACGAGTCGCTGGTGATCCAGCAGATGGATAGAATGGGTCTAAATGAGACTTACAATGAGATGATTATTGCGGATCTTTGTTGTTTAACCCTGAATAAGCTCCCGACTAAATATATCCGAAGCCGTGTCGATGCGCTCTCACATCTCACCGAGCGCGACTCCTATGAAATTGAAAGTTTAGTCCGTTCCGCCCTCCTGAGTAGCCTCGATTTCATCAAGAAGGATCCAAGGGTGGCCAGGTAA
- a CDS encoding cyclic nucleotide-binding domain-containing protein: MLLNNPEQRYCLFIQQFPKLATKLSNYQIASYLGITPISLSRIKKRLKS, encoded by the coding sequence ATGCTGCTGAATAACCCGGAGCAGCGTTACTGCCTGTTTATTCAGCAGTTTCCTAAGCTGGCTACCAAGCTGAGTAACTATCAGATCGCCTCTTATCTTGGGATCACTCCCATCAGTCTGAGCCGGATCAAAAAGCGCCTGAAATCCTGA